A genomic window from Chitinophaga pollutisoli includes:
- a CDS encoding O-antigen ligase family protein — protein sequence MKYLYEDIVFISKVITFPLSYLLFTAVARQKPDMLNQTILSVTKILFYTLLGALILAVLGFGNSNYGEVEEGGMSYGYKGYFIAGNELSSLYILVYAFFCYYMYKKVSNFFLLILGLVAGLIVAGLIVTKTAMISYLAITLATPFLLKYRESRSMLSYTRYDKKFLTIFVLLPVLTMSILYTVFYERVQANIDRMAYNFAKAGELSSFLLSGRNDRFDHAKELYLEDYSVTEKIIGTGWEHPQTVVATQKLGWGTTEVDYLDILTSNGLLGLLAIYLFWFVVLVKLARAFLHKGGNEFSTPAFLGFMLLFVNSFISGHIIYSAMLGFYLGFFTIPAIQHKQLRIEN from the coding sequence ATGAAGTACTTATACGAAGACATCGTATTCATTTCAAAAGTTATTACTTTCCCGCTTTCCTACCTCTTGTTTACGGCCGTTGCACGACAAAAACCGGATATGCTGAACCAGACCATTCTCAGTGTCACAAAAATCCTGTTTTACACTTTGCTGGGCGCCCTTATCCTGGCCGTATTGGGTTTCGGGAACAGCAACTACGGAGAAGTGGAGGAAGGCGGAATGTCTTACGGGTATAAAGGGTATTTCATTGCCGGGAATGAGCTGAGCTCGCTTTACATCCTGGTGTATGCCTTTTTCTGCTACTACATGTACAAAAAGGTGTCCAATTTCTTCCTGTTGATATTGGGACTTGTTGCAGGCCTGATCGTGGCAGGGCTCATCGTTACCAAAACCGCCATGATTTCGTATCTGGCGATAACGCTGGCCACTCCGTTCCTGCTAAAATACCGGGAAAGCCGTTCCATGCTTTCCTATACCCGGTATGATAAAAAATTTCTTACCATATTCGTCTTGTTGCCTGTTCTTACCATGTCAATATTGTACACCGTGTTTTATGAAAGGGTACAGGCCAATATTGACCGGATGGCTTACAATTTCGCCAAAGCCGGAGAACTATCGAGCTTTTTGCTGAGCGGCAGGAACGACCGCTTCGACCATGCAAAAGAACTTTACTTGGAAGATTATTCGGTAACGGAGAAAATAATCGGGACAGGTTGGGAACATCCGCAAACGGTAGTTGCCACGCAAAAACTGGGATGGGGAACTACGGAAGTGGACTATCTCGATATCCTGACCTCTAACGGGCTTCTGGGATTGCTGGCCATCTACCTCTTTTGGTTCGTCGTCCTGGTCAAACTTGCCCGGGCTTTCTTGCATAAAGGCGGCAACGAATTTTCCACGCCGGCATTTCTGGGGTTTATGCTCCTATTTGTCAACAGTTTCATCAGCGGCCATATCATTTATTCCGCCATGCTTGGATTCTATCTGGGATTTTTTACGATACCGGCCATCCAACACAAACAATTAAGAATCGAGAATTAA
- a CDS encoding glycosyltransferase, with protein MFLKNGISLTLFTSGKDSRGENANENSGFTLQKMGWLPGEKIYHFIRKSFDRLKSRQRTGNAAPTANYFSIIKSEDKIPPFGLHNSVNRINKWLHFLFVRLDNLLLIPYFLIFHRSKFAKAGLIVGYEVNYTFAAKALARIFSKPYINKFQGVIIKASERDISVCRKYYPLFYFGINKADLCLMVNDGTDGEYYARQRGCTNILFRPHGINVADYAFSEEEMTTTLSRLGVPEDKFIVFNNASGSNWKRADRCIRFLTHIPAHIRQHIMVITTYHADDLEMLKSYTADLGLTSQVIFIERANHKESNILIRGSHVVLMTNELSNLGNPVLEAIYYKVPVIATNDGSLDGFIESSKDGILLDLDANFDRRLAEEISRMYSEPAYYDGFRKQIMENNSVKTIEEQQAIEFSHIEAVSDFSKPA; from the coding sequence ATGTTCCTGAAAAACGGCATCAGCCTGACACTGTTTACCAGCGGGAAGGACAGCCGGGGAGAAAATGCCAACGAAAACTCCGGATTTACGCTCCAGAAAATGGGTTGGCTCCCTGGCGAAAAAATTTATCATTTCATCCGGAAGAGCTTTGACCGTTTAAAGTCCCGTCAGAGAACCGGGAATGCTGCGCCTACGGCCAACTATTTTTCAATTATTAAATCCGAAGACAAGATCCCTCCGTTCGGCCTTCATAATTCCGTTAACAGGATCAATAAATGGCTGCATTTCCTTTTCGTAAGATTGGATAACTTGCTGTTGATACCATACTTTCTCATTTTCCATCGCAGTAAATTCGCGAAAGCAGGCCTTATTGTCGGGTACGAAGTGAATTACACCTTTGCCGCAAAAGCCCTTGCCCGAATTTTCTCCAAGCCATACATTAACAAATTCCAGGGGGTAATCATCAAAGCATCCGAGCGTGACATATCCGTGTGCCGTAAATACTATCCGCTCTTTTATTTCGGAATCAACAAGGCGGATCTTTGCCTGATGGTCAATGATGGTACGGACGGTGAGTATTATGCGCGGCAACGCGGTTGTACCAACATCCTCTTCCGGCCGCATGGCATCAATGTGGCGGATTATGCATTCAGCGAGGAGGAAATGACGACAACCCTGAGCAGACTGGGCGTGCCCGAAGATAAATTCATCGTTTTCAACAACGCAAGCGGCAGTAACTGGAAGAGGGCAGACCGTTGCATACGTTTCCTGACACATATTCCGGCTCATATCCGGCAACATATCATGGTCATTACAACTTATCATGCAGATGATCTGGAAATGCTGAAATCCTACACCGCGGATCTCGGCCTCACTTCCCAAGTCATCTTCATTGAAAGGGCTAATCACAAGGAAAGCAATATCCTTATCCGTGGCAGTCATGTTGTACTCATGACCAATGAGCTAAGCAATCTTGGGAATCCCGTGTTGGAAGCGATTTATTACAAAGTTCCGGTAATTGCGACCAACGATGGCTCACTGGATGGATTCATTGAATCCTCAAAGGACGGTATCCTGCTGGATCTGGATGCGAATTTCGACCGCAGGCTGGCTGAGGAAATTAGCCGAATGTATTCAGAACCTGCTTATTATGATGGCTTCAGAAAACAAATTATGGAAAATAATTCTGTAAAAACTATTGAAGAACAACAAGCAATAGAGTTTAGCCATATCGAAGCAGTTTCAGATTTTAGCAAACCTGCCTAA
- the wecB gene encoding non-hydrolyzing UDP-N-acetylglucosamine 2-epimerase, with product MRILTVVGARPQFVKAAAVSRALLKNEKIKEIIVHTGQHFDNNMSDVFFQEMDIPRPDYNLQIHSGSHGAMTGRMMEGLEEIMLKEKPDYILIYGDTNSTLAGAITASKIHIPIAHVESGLRSFNLRMPEEVNRILADRLSSFLFCPTSQAIDNLKREGYDNFGGKIVFTGDVMFDAALYYTQKSEETSKILDTLALKDRPFILATIHRAENTDDAQNLSAIFNAFADLARECPVVLPLHPRTRKLIQSHNIPTTGVTLIDPVGYFDMLQLIRNSMLVITDSGGLQKEAYFFGKPCITTRNETEWTELVTHGYNILTGADSRKILEAFQQMRDKQITSDDNLYGKGDASDKIAQALLQ from the coding sequence ATGCGAATTTTAACCGTAGTGGGAGCAAGGCCCCAGTTTGTTAAAGCAGCTGCTGTCAGCAGGGCTTTACTCAAAAATGAAAAAATCAAGGAAATCATCGTCCACACCGGCCAGCATTTCGATAATAATATGAGCGATGTCTTCTTCCAGGAGATGGACATTCCGCGTCCTGATTACAATCTGCAAATCCATAGCGGCAGCCATGGCGCGATGACAGGCCGGATGATGGAGGGGCTCGAGGAAATCATGCTGAAGGAAAAGCCGGATTATATTCTGATTTACGGAGATACGAACTCAACGCTGGCCGGCGCTATTACCGCGTCCAAGATCCATATACCGATCGCGCACGTGGAATCTGGATTACGCAGTTTCAATTTGCGCATGCCGGAAGAAGTGAACAGAATTCTGGCCGACAGGCTTTCATCATTCTTGTTTTGTCCCACTTCGCAGGCAATTGATAACCTGAAGCGCGAGGGGTATGATAATTTCGGAGGAAAAATCGTATTCACCGGCGACGTGATGTTCGATGCAGCGCTGTATTATACGCAGAAAAGCGAGGAAACATCTAAGATCCTTGACACCCTCGCATTGAAAGACCGGCCATTTATCCTGGCTACCATCCACCGCGCGGAAAATACAGACGATGCGCAAAATCTCTCCGCAATTTTTAATGCTTTTGCAGACCTGGCTCGCGAATGCCCAGTTGTGCTCCCTTTACATCCCCGGACGAGGAAACTTATTCAATCGCATAATATCCCGACTACAGGCGTCACCCTCATTGATCCCGTGGGATATTTTGATATGTTGCAGCTGATTCGCAACTCCATGTTGGTTATAACCGACAGTGGTGGCCTGCAGAAAGAAGCTTATTTCTTCGGCAAGCCCTGTATCACTACCCGCAACGAAACGGAATGGACGGAGCTGGTTACCCATGGATACAATATCCTGACAGGAGCAGACAGCAGGAAAATATTGGAGGCTTTCCAACAAATGCGGGATAAACAGATTACCAGCGATGATAATCTCTACGGGAAGGGCGATGCGTCTGACAAAATCGCACAGGCTTTATTACAATAA
- a CDS encoding glycosyltransferase family 4 protein: MSPLRIYLISNLYPKEEANDYYGVFVKNFITSLGQSNEIAFTGFSLIRGRGKSRMEKLVKYIRFYADILRKGLFGKYDIIYVHNVSHTALPLLAVRLFTRKDIVLNPHGEDILTNSKTTALLLKLAKPLIRKANIVAPSGFFRDIIIRQFRKKKEDVAIYPSGGVDTRFFTPAEDRVAREDYCIGFVSRLDAKKGWETYLKTMKALAMNGFPVRGLVAGKGTQVAEFEHMLQELGLEKHVLYAGGLNQQALADLYRQMDIFVFPTEYEESLGLVGLEAMACGVPVAGTRIGGLQDFIKDHENGYFFEKGDHAVLTNILIQFIQLSPAEKQRLSVNARATALQFDATKARTELIQQLKHWFNTRKI, encoded by the coding sequence ATGTCTCCACTCAGGATTTATCTGATTTCCAACTTGTACCCCAAGGAAGAAGCGAATGACTACTACGGGGTATTCGTTAAGAACTTCATTACATCTCTCGGGCAGAGCAACGAAATCGCTTTCACCGGTTTCAGCCTCATCCGCGGACGGGGCAAGTCGCGGATGGAGAAACTGGTCAAATACATTCGTTTTTACGCGGATATTCTCCGCAAAGGGCTTTTCGGGAAATACGATATCATCTATGTGCACAATGTATCGCATACCGCACTGCCCTTGCTGGCCGTCCGGCTTTTCACAAGAAAAGACATTGTGCTCAATCCGCATGGGGAAGATATCCTTACCAACAGCAAGACAACAGCGCTTTTACTGAAGCTGGCCAAGCCATTGATCCGCAAAGCCAACATCGTGGCCCCTTCCGGTTTTTTCAGGGATATTATCATTCGGCAGTTTCGCAAAAAGAAGGAAGATGTAGCGATTTATCCGTCCGGCGGTGTCGATACACGGTTTTTTACTCCTGCTGAAGATCGCGTAGCGCGTGAGGATTATTGTATTGGTTTTGTTTCCCGCCTGGATGCAAAGAAAGGATGGGAAACTTATCTCAAAACAATGAAAGCGTTGGCCATGAATGGTTTTCCCGTACGTGGGCTGGTGGCGGGAAAAGGCACGCAGGTAGCCGAATTTGAACACATGCTGCAGGAACTCGGCCTCGAGAAGCACGTTTTGTACGCCGGCGGGCTCAACCAACAGGCGCTCGCCGATTTATACCGGCAGATGGATATTTTTGTCTTCCCTACTGAATACGAAGAAAGCCTGGGGCTCGTGGGGCTTGAAGCAATGGCCTGCGGCGTACCCGTTGCCGGCACACGAATTGGTGGGCTGCAGGACTTTATCAAAGACCATGAAAACGGTTATTTCTTTGAAAAAGGAGATCATGCCGTTTTAACAAATATCCTGATCCAATTTATTCAACTATCCCCTGCGGAAAAGCAACGTTTGTCGGTCAATGCGCGGGCAACAGCCCTGCAGTTCGACGCTACCAAAGCCCGCACCGAACTGATTCAACAACTCAAACATTGGTTTAATACTCGAAAGATATGA
- the wecB gene encoding non-hydrolyzing UDP-N-acetylglucosamine 2-epimerase, whose translation MTQQGSQKKVLLIFGTRPEAIKMAPLVKALQDESICFDTKVCLTGQHKEMLTPVMQFFGIQADYSLDVMTGNQSLYDLTAAIITALKPVLLDFQPDYVFVHGDTTTTMAASIASFYAGAVVCHVEAGLRTHNKLSPFPEEINRQLTSRIAGIHFAPTAKARENLLQENIRPNDIVVTGNTVIDALFWGIEHLENHTLSPELESIRDLIAQKDVVLVTGHRRENHGKGIIEICEALKKTAEIDNTLIIYPVHLNPNIQQPVYESLSGFNNILLISPLNYGDFLWLMNQSKLIITDSGGIQEEAPSLGKPVLVMRDTTERPEAVEAGTVKLVGTNQSLIYNEAHALLCDEQYYQKFSARTNPYGDGTACKIIVNHLKSLHCNGG comes from the coding sequence ATGACGCAACAAGGCTCCCAGAAGAAAGTACTTCTCATTTTCGGAACACGACCTGAAGCCATCAAGATGGCTCCGCTGGTGAAAGCACTCCAGGACGAAAGTATCTGCTTCGATACAAAAGTCTGCCTGACAGGACAACACAAAGAAATGCTGACACCTGTAATGCAGTTCTTCGGCATCCAGGCCGATTATAGCCTCGACGTGATGACCGGCAATCAAAGCCTGTACGACCTCACCGCCGCCATCATCACTGCCCTGAAGCCAGTATTGCTCGACTTCCAGCCAGACTATGTCTTTGTCCATGGAGACACTACTACCACGATGGCTGCCAGCATCGCATCATTTTACGCAGGAGCCGTGGTTTGCCACGTAGAAGCAGGCCTCCGGACACATAACAAACTATCCCCATTCCCTGAAGAGATCAACCGGCAGCTAACATCCCGCATCGCAGGCATTCACTTCGCGCCCACGGCTAAAGCCCGCGAAAACCTCCTACAGGAAAACATCCGGCCAAACGATATTGTGGTAACGGGCAACACTGTTATCGACGCGCTGTTCTGGGGGATAGAACATTTGGAAAATCATACGCTAAGCCCCGAACTGGAAAGTATCCGGGATCTCATTGCCCAGAAAGATGTAGTCCTGGTCACAGGGCATCGCCGTGAAAATCACGGGAAAGGAATTATTGAAATATGCGAAGCCCTGAAAAAAACGGCAGAGATCGATAATACACTGATAATTTATCCCGTTCACCTTAATCCGAATATCCAGCAACCTGTATATGAAAGCCTTTCCGGGTTTAATAATATCTTACTGATTTCGCCCCTTAACTACGGCGACTTCCTCTGGCTGATGAACCAGTCAAAATTAATCATAACCGACAGTGGCGGCATCCAGGAAGAAGCGCCCAGCCTGGGGAAACCGGTACTCGTTATGCGGGACACTACAGAAAGACCTGAAGCGGTGGAAGCCGGTACGGTTAAACTGGTAGGCACTAATCAGTCGCTGATCTACAACGAAGCGCATGCACTGTTGTGTGACGAACAGTACTACCAGAAATTCAGCGCCAGAACCAACCCTTATGGCGACGGCACGGCGTGCAAAATCATTGTCAACCATCTGAAAAGTTTACATTGTAATGGAGGTTAA
- a CDS encoding WecB/TagA/CpsF family glycosyltransferase has translation MEVKKISLLNKTIFLFRNKKHVTEYLATNDRGILISLNVEAMASKDPEFTRIINQHIGYIDGVGLLLPLRLKGHVSLQKIPGVELWQEVIRSFPNKKVFMIGATEQVICTVADKFKRDFPNPLLGYRNGFFPSAEDMAQLREEITDLRPDIVLIALGQPRQEKLAEELMALNPALYICIGGSFDIYAGIKNRAPRLLIAIGAEWAYRLYKEPWRFTRIFKSLNVIPRMILAKKRNITVTG, from the coding sequence ATGGAGGTTAAAAAAATTAGTCTGTTAAACAAAACGATCTTTCTGTTCCGCAATAAAAAACACGTGACGGAATACCTGGCCACAAACGATCGCGGCATTCTTATTTCTCTGAACGTAGAAGCGATGGCAAGTAAAGATCCTGAATTCACGCGGATCATAAACCAGCATATTGGTTATATTGACGGTGTAGGCCTGTTGCTGCCGCTTCGGTTGAAAGGCCATGTAAGCCTTCAGAAAATACCCGGCGTTGAGTTGTGGCAAGAAGTTATTCGGTCGTTCCCCAACAAGAAAGTTTTCATGATCGGCGCCACCGAGCAGGTCATCTGCACCGTGGCTGATAAATTCAAAAGGGATTTCCCTAATCCCCTGCTCGGATACAGGAACGGCTTCTTCCCATCAGCCGAAGACATGGCACAGCTCCGCGAAGAAATCACAGACCTCCGACCCGACATCGTCCTCATCGCGCTGGGCCAGCCTCGGCAGGAAAAGCTTGCAGAAGAGCTCATGGCATTGAACCCTGCCCTGTACATATGTATCGGCGGGAGCTTCGACATATATGCGGGTATAAAGAACAGGGCTCCCAGGCTGTTGATCGCGATCGGAGCAGAGTGGGCTTACCGCCTTTACAAGGAACCATGGCGGTTTACACGCATTTTCAAATCCCTGAACGTAATTCCGCGCATGATTCTTGCTAAAAAAAGGAATATTACCGTAACAGGTTAA
- a CDS encoding ABC-F family ATP-binding cassette domain-containing protein, with the protein MHYVTVEGLSKSYGEKPLFENISFHIEEGDKIALVALNGSGKSTLLKILTGTEHPDEGKVWIHKDVTVVMLEQSSRHEPGETVLENIFDHDHPILNAIKEYEALTDPDGPEPDAAILSAAVAKMDELGAWHFDSKVKQILGKLNIHHLDQRVDTLSGGQQKRVALAKVLIDIGFEHKHTLLILDEPTNHLDVSMIEWLEHYLDQENVTLLLVTHDRYFLDSVCNEIMEIDNGELYIYKGNYENYLEKKAAREESDRSSTEKARNLYRKELEWMRKQPKARTTKSKSRQDAFYEVKERASKRLEQAQLELNVKMTRLGGKILELKKVYKAYGKLQILKGFDYTFKKGERIGVVGKNGVGKSTFLHMLLGSEQPDSGKINVGDTVVFGNYSQQGLIVKEDMRVIEFVKNIAENFPLADGTKVSAAQFLQLFLFPPEKQYTYISRLSGGEKRRLHLLSILFRNPNFLVLDEPTNDLDLPTLSILEDFLMSYQGCIIIVSHDRYFMDKLVDHLFVFEGEGVVRDFPGNYTQYREWEKDQEKLKEAPKPVETTATPTVAAATPAEQKAKKMSFKEKRELELLEKEIADLEQEKKTLDDQMASGSLPYDQLESAARRIGEVIQLLDDKGMRWLELSEMAG; encoded by the coding sequence ATGCATTACGTAACGGTGGAAGGCCTCTCCAAATCATACGGCGAGAAGCCCCTTTTCGAAAATATCTCATTCCATATCGAAGAAGGCGATAAAATCGCCCTCGTAGCCCTCAACGGATCCGGCAAATCCACACTCCTCAAAATCCTTACCGGCACCGAACACCCCGACGAAGGAAAAGTCTGGATCCATAAAGACGTTACAGTTGTTATGCTCGAACAGTCGAGCCGCCACGAGCCCGGCGAAACCGTGCTCGAAAACATCTTCGACCACGACCATCCCATCCTCAACGCCATCAAGGAATACGAAGCCCTCACCGACCCGGACGGCCCCGAGCCCGACGCCGCCATCCTCTCCGCCGCCGTCGCCAAAATGGACGAACTCGGCGCCTGGCACTTCGACTCCAAAGTCAAACAAATCCTCGGCAAACTCAATATCCATCACCTCGACCAGCGCGTAGACACCCTCTCCGGCGGCCAGCAGAAACGCGTGGCCCTCGCCAAAGTACTCATCGATATCGGGTTCGAACATAAACACACCCTGCTCATCCTCGACGAGCCCACCAACCACCTCGACGTATCCATGATCGAATGGCTGGAACACTACCTCGACCAGGAAAACGTTACCCTCCTCCTCGTTACCCACGACCGTTACTTCCTCGACTCCGTCTGCAACGAGATCATGGAAATCGACAACGGCGAGCTCTACATATATAAAGGCAATTACGAAAACTACCTTGAGAAAAAAGCCGCCCGCGAAGAATCCGACCGGTCCAGCACCGAAAAGGCCCGCAACCTCTACCGGAAAGAACTGGAATGGATGCGCAAGCAACCCAAAGCCCGCACCACCAAGTCCAAATCCCGGCAAGACGCCTTCTACGAAGTAAAAGAACGCGCCAGCAAACGCCTCGAACAAGCCCAGCTGGAACTCAACGTCAAAATGACCCGGCTTGGTGGTAAGATATTGGAACTCAAGAAAGTATATAAAGCATACGGCAAGCTCCAGATCCTCAAAGGCTTCGATTACACCTTCAAAAAAGGCGAGCGCATCGGCGTAGTCGGCAAAAACGGCGTCGGCAAATCCACCTTCCTGCACATGCTCCTCGGTTCCGAACAACCGGATTCCGGTAAAATCAACGTGGGCGATACGGTTGTTTTCGGGAATTACTCCCAACAAGGGCTCATCGTCAAGGAAGACATGCGCGTCATCGAATTCGTGAAGAATATTGCCGAAAACTTCCCCCTGGCCGACGGCACCAAGGTATCCGCCGCCCAGTTCCTCCAGCTTTTCCTATTCCCCCCGGAAAAACAATACACTTACATTTCCCGGCTCAGCGGCGGGGAAAAAAGAAGGCTCCACCTCCTCTCCATCCTCTTCCGCAACCCTAACTTCCTGGTGCTCGACGAGCCCACCAACGACCTCGACCTGCCCACCCTCAGCATCCTGGAAGATTTCCTCATGTCCTACCAGGGCTGTATCATCATCGTGAGCCACGACCGTTACTTCATGGATAAACTGGTGGATCACCTGTTTGTGTTTGAAGGAGAAGGCGTGGTAAGAGACTTCCCCGGCAATTACACCCAGTACCGCGAATGGGAAAAAGATCAGGAAAAGCTCAAAGAGGCGCCCAAGCCCGTTGAGACAACCGCCACGCCTACCGTTGCCGCCGCCACGCCCGCCGAACAGAAGGCAAAGAAGATGTCGTTCAAGGAAAAGCGGGAACTGGAACTGCTTGAAAAGGAAATCGCCGACCTCGAACAGGAAAAGAAAACCCTCGACGACCAGATGGCTTCCGGATCGCTGCCGTACGACCAGCTCGAAAGCGCCGCCCGGCGCATCGGCGAGGTTATCCAACTGCTCGACGATAAAGGCATGCGCTGGCTGGAACTAAGTGAAATGGCGGGATAA
- a CDS encoding DUF5009 domain-containing protein, with protein sequence MNQNQRFLSLDVFRGLTVACMILVNTPGSWQYVYAPLGHAKWDGCTPTDLVFPFFLFAVGNAMSFAMKKFNTLSNAQVLGKIFKRTLLIFFIGLFLNMYPFGRYDAEGHFNFIDLSNLRILGVLQRIALCYCIAALLIHYLKPRGTAIVTCLLLLGYWAVMYFFGAPGDPYSMTGHAGQAIDLAILGESHMYHGEGVAFEPEGLLSTLPAVGNVVFGYLVGAYVQKNRHARGMLLKLVIAGSFAIAVALLWSSVFPINKKIWTSSYVLYTVGLATLLLSVMIYLIEMKGWQGKGTYFFEVFGKNPLFIYVLSGMLVDTYSYFRLGPNHEGLYSWMYNHIFQPVFGDYPGSLAFALFHVLLLWLVGWWMDRKKIYVRV encoded by the coding sequence ATGAACCAAAATCAACGCTTCCTGTCCCTCGATGTTTTTCGCGGGCTCACCGTTGCCTGCATGATCCTCGTAAATACCCCGGGCAGCTGGCAATACGTGTACGCACCGCTGGGCCACGCCAAATGGGACGGCTGTACGCCGACCGACCTGGTGTTCCCGTTTTTCCTGTTCGCCGTCGGCAACGCCATGAGCTTCGCCATGAAGAAATTCAACACCCTGAGCAACGCGCAGGTGCTGGGCAAGATCTTCAAGCGGACGCTCCTCATCTTCTTCATCGGCCTGTTCCTGAACATGTATCCGTTCGGGCGCTACGATGCGGAAGGCCACTTTAATTTCATCGACCTCAGCAACCTCCGCATACTCGGTGTATTGCAGCGCATCGCACTTTGCTACTGCATCGCGGCGCTCCTCATCCATTACCTCAAACCCCGCGGCACCGCCATCGTAACCTGCCTGCTCCTGCTCGGGTATTGGGCCGTGATGTACTTCTTTGGCGCCCCTGGCGATCCCTATAGCATGACGGGCCACGCCGGCCAGGCCATCGACCTCGCCATCCTCGGCGAATCGCACATGTACCATGGCGAAGGCGTAGCGTTTGAACCGGAGGGCCTCCTCAGCACCCTGCCCGCCGTTGGCAACGTCGTATTCGGCTACCTCGTAGGCGCGTACGTGCAAAAGAACCGCCACGCCCGCGGCATGCTCCTGAAACTGGTGATCGCCGGCTCCTTCGCCATCGCCGTGGCCCTCCTCTGGAGCTCCGTATTCCCCATCAACAAAAAAATCTGGACCAGCTCATACGTGCTCTATACCGTAGGCCTCGCTACCCTGCTGCTTTCTGTGATGATCTACCTCATCGAAATGAAAGGCTGGCAAGGGAAAGGAACCTATTTCTTCGAGGTCTTCGGTAAAAACCCGCTCTTCATTTACGTGCTTTCGGGCATGCTGGTGGACACTTACTCATATTTCCGCCTCGGCCCCAACCACGAAGGGCTCTACAGCTGGATGTACAACCACATCTTCCAGCCCGTATTTGGCGACTATCCCGGCTCGCTGGCCTTCGCACTGTTCCACGTGCTGCTGTTATGGCTCGTGGGTTGGTGGATGGACAGAAAGAAGATCTACGTCCGCGTATAA
- the gmd gene encoding GDP-mannose 4,6-dehydratase: MKKALITGITGQDGAYLTELLLQKGYEVHGIKRRTSLFNTDRIDHLYQDPHEPNVHLKLHYGDLTDSTNIIRIIQEVQPDEIYNLGAMSHVQVSFETPEYTADVDGVGTLRILEAVRLLGLTEKTRIYQASTSELYGLVQEIPQSEKTPFYPRSPYAVAKMYAYWITVNYREAYKMYACNGILFNHESPLRGETFVTRKITRGVAKIGLGMQDKLFMGNLDAKRDWGHAKDYVKAMWLILQQDQPEDYVIATGETNTVRDFIRLSFAEIGVELEFKGEGADEKGYVKSASNPDFRLTPGTEVVAVDPRYFRPTEVDLLIGDSTKSKTQLGWKPEHDLYSLVKDMMAADIELFRREKLLKDAGYKVLNQFE; encoded by the coding sequence ATGAAAAAAGCGTTAATTACAGGGATCACCGGCCAGGATGGCGCCTATCTGACCGAGCTGCTGCTCCAGAAAGGCTATGAAGTGCATGGCATCAAACGCCGCACGTCCCTGTTCAATACCGATCGAATTGACCATCTTTATCAAGACCCGCACGAACCGAACGTTCACCTGAAACTGCATTACGGCGACCTGACGGACTCGACCAACATCATCCGTATTATCCAGGAAGTACAGCCCGACGAGATTTACAACCTGGGCGCCATGAGCCACGTGCAGGTGAGCTTCGAAACGCCGGAATATACCGCCGACGTGGACGGCGTGGGTACCCTCCGGATCCTGGAAGCCGTGCGGCTGCTGGGGCTTACGGAAAAAACCCGCATCTACCAGGCTTCCACTTCGGAATTGTATGGCCTGGTGCAGGAAATCCCCCAGTCCGAAAAAACACCGTTCTATCCCCGTTCTCCTTACGCCGTAGCGAAAATGTACGCCTACTGGATCACGGTGAACTACCGCGAAGCCTATAAAATGTACGCCTGCAACGGTATCCTCTTCAACCACGAATCCCCCCTGCGCGGCGAAACCTTCGTGACCCGCAAAATCACCCGCGGCGTAGCCAAAATCGGCCTCGGCATGCAGGACAAGCTCTTCATGGGCAACCTCGACGCCAAGCGCGACTGGGGCCATGCGAAAGATTACGTGAAAGCGATGTGGCTCATCCTTCAGCAGGATCAACCCGAAGATTACGTGATCGCCACCGGCGAAACCAATACCGTGCGCGACTTCATCCGCCTCAGCTTCGCCGAAATCGGCGTGGAACTGGAGTTCAAAGGAGAAGGCGCCGACGAAAAAGGATATGTGAAATCCGCTTCAAATCCCGACTTCCGGCTGACACCCGGCACCGAAGTTGTAGCCGTGGACCCGCGGTATTTCCGCCCAACCGAAGTGGACCTCCTCATCGGCGACTCCACCAAATCCAAAACACAACTGGGCTGGAAGCCCGAGCACGACCTTTATAGCCTCGTGAAAGACATGATGGCCGCCGATATCGAGCTTTTCCGCCGCGAAAAGCTTCTGAAAGACGCAGGGTACAAAGTCCTCAATCAATTCGAATAA